The genomic segment AGGATCCATGAATCTTTCCTTTTGACTACATAAAACTTAAGGGCAGAAAGCTGAGATGATAAGAAAGCTGGGGTTGATTGCTGCAGGTCTTTTGATCCCATTGGAATGTCAGGTTttatagtgaaatttttttttcctagttaaggaagaatgagcTTTGGGTGAAATATAGCAAGTCTTGTTCGCGGCCTGGGATCATTGAACTGTCTTTTGATATGCATCATAGCAAATGCAAGCAAGTGTATTAAGACTTACATTTCTTGCAAAGAAAGTAACGAAATTGATGcaaatttatcatttacgTTAATGGAATATTTCTTGCATATTATCGGTTGGGTAGCTCTTGACTACATCGACaatatttgttttgaaattgaaactCATAATTCAGTGCATGATTATCACTTAAAGAAGACATGGTTGGTTTTTTTGGAGAATATAATCAAACACCTAATAAACAGatagaaataaatatattttcatcTTTAAACATCAATGTATGATAACATATCAAACTTCAATATTACCAAATAAGTCAATAAGAACAagtaaaacttaaaatttatacTTGAAATCTCATTCCAAATAAAAACTTCACCTTTCATGGGAAAAGAACTCACTTAAATCTGGAACAATCTCGTCCACTATACTTTTAATGAGAGTCTTACATCAATGAAAACTTGGATAAATTCTGATACTAACTGTTACAGTGAAAACTCATTTCATCCTTACGGACGTGGATACgtaacatatacacatacGTATATGACAATATCTTTGAAGAtttaatataagaaaaagatCAATTAAAGAAAGCTATTGCTAATGgttctataaaataacaagAGAGGATACATAAACTAAGAGGTAAAATGGGGATCATTCTATCAGATTGGGTTCAGTTATACATTTGGATTCGATTTACATGCTTAGATTTGCAGTCATCAATTTTACAATTCTCAACTTTACTTTTACTAACTTAATCCTTCATTTTTACTCGATATCTTTTACCGCGTCCTGCATCACAATCAAGGCAAGAGAAATCGTAACTATATCAGATGATAAACACGCAAAAAATTGGAGACTGCAGAACAAGATTCGCTCCAAATGCCAACAACCACCACCACCAATCCAAACAATACCCAACACTATCTGGAATTGCAATGAAGTTGCTAGATCAATTATGAAAGCATAATGCTCGAAAAAATTCTTCTATTTTGTTCAATCAAGtctctttatgttttatttttaggtCAAATAAGCTCTTATTTTTAAGACTTGACTAATTAtacttaatcaaaatgtcactttatcattttttatccATGTGTGGCTGACGTGGAGAGCGGAAACACCACATAGTCATGTCATTATATCACATCAGCATGCCACATTATCTTTTATTATGACATGTCACATCAGTGTCATACGACATAGAATAACAAGTGACGTTTTGATTAACAATAATTAGTCAACCATTAAGCAAAAGAACTTATTTGACTGAAATTAAAAACACAAAGACttgattgaatgcaataaaagaataaaaacttgtttaaattttattgaacaGTTCAGAAGCTTCTTTTAAGTATTATACCTATTATGAACATATGCAAATGCAATACAAAAATCCTCAAACTAAGAGCTGTGAGACAATTAGGGCCACAGCAAAAGGCTAACCAAATTACATTACCTTTGCAAGCTGTGTCACATAAGCTGCCGCTATTGCAGTGGCCAACAGCCCAAGTCCAAGTGTTAATATACCGTTTCCTCCAAATGCAAAATCTGATTCTTCTTGCTGAAAATTTTCccaatggaaaaaaaaaaaaattaatcatatgAAACATAACTCAGGCAATTGCAAGATACTCTTCATGTATCTGATACTGATTAGTTTCAGATTACGGCTTAGTAGATGTGTTGTGCAGTATACAACTATTCCAGTTACTCTACTGAAGAACTCCATGAATGAGAATACCTAATTCCTGGATGAAAACTGTTTCAACTTGTTCTAAAAGAAATTGATACCCTTCCTTGAAGCTTAGGCAGAAAGAGCAACCAATACTTCTAATGACCTAGGAAAGAACCATTATATGCTAGGAAGCAGCAAAGCTAGGCTTTAGTATTAGTAGTAGTTATCATTTGGGTCAGGCAACTTAGTTAAGATAATGATAACAAAGGATACATGCGTGCATGCGAACGTTATGCCAATAATGTTAAGAGGGTAAGGCAAGAAGcatgagaaaattaaaaagaaaatgaaaaagcatGTGCTTGGACTCAGATCAAAGATGCTGCACCTCTGGAAAAGGCTGTCGGTCTCAAATTCTTATGAAACGGAAGGGCTGTTCTGAATGGGTTGATGTCTTGGGTGGGATTGTACAGGATGACTTTTGTATATGGAAGTATTCGGGTGCTTTTGTATGGGGGGAGCAGAATATTTTGTACAGGGTTTAGGCGAAATGCCAAACTTATGTTCATTTTGCTGTCCCCTTATggcttattaaaaaaaaaaaaagtgcttGGACTCAGATAAGGAgttttgaagttaaatgactaAATGCTGATCATGGAGAATTTTAGATAAATCAAAAGCAatacaaaattaaagaaaaatgaaaaacttaCAATAATTGCTCGGCCAAATGCACCAGCACTGACATAAGCCCATGTTCCTGGAAGCATCCCTAACCAACTGCATGACAATTATTGGTtcaatttgaataaaaatgttgaaagcaaagttaaaaaaatctCTCCAATAACATTTAAACATCATACCAACATCAAGAGTAAGAAGACGTGATTATctcaaaaagcaaaaaagcaAGAGGTCATGACAATTGGAAGAAGAAGCAAACCTTCCCAACACATATGGCACAAACTTTACAGATGTCAATCCATAGAGATAATTCCCCAGTGAAAATGGTAGCAAAGGGCTCAATCGAAGGAGGGTCACTACTCTGAAGCCATTTTCTCCAATTGCCTTGTCAATTGCAAGGAACTTTTTGTTCCCTTCAACCAGTTTAAGAATACGCTCACGAGCAAAATATCTAGCAATTAGAAAGGCAACACTTGCTGCCACCTAAAAATGTTAAAGTATattaatgagaaaatttcGATGCACACAAGTGTCATTCTAAGCTCTTTTATGTTTGGAAAAGAATATACTCACTGTTCCACTGATGGAGACTATAATCGTGCCGATAACAGAGCCAAAAAGAAGACCAGCTGACATAGTCAATGGAATGGCAGGAATTGCAAGGACCTacaacataataaaaaagacaACAGTGCTTTTAGCAAAGATACAGAAGTATACTGGTCGTAAACATTTGGACAGAAAGCATATGCTCCACTGAAAACTTTTCCAGCTATTGGGTAGTTTGAAAGATATGGAAGGTATAGAAGTTCAGAGTGAATAGCCCATGACAGcagagaggaaaaaaagaaaagatttgcTTTGAAAACCATGCACATATCAGGGGATAATATGACTCTTAAGCAAGAAAAGTGAAACACCTGAATTTTCAAGTTTATTACCTCTGATGAGACATAAACCCATCATTAGCTTGCATGAAAATCTAGAAAACAAAGTAACAAAACCATGGGCTTGAAATAGAACCGAATGAAAGAAGCAAAGCACAAAAACtcaagaaagaaaacagaTGCTTACTTCTAACCCTGCATAAACTGCTACAAACAAAGCATATCCAGCAGGGCCATAACCTGTTCATTGAAAGAAACATAGAGCATTAAAATGACAGAGTCTGTACTTAAAGGGGGCAAAAAAAGCAAACATGAAATTCCCAATTAAAAGCACATTGTACTAATCTAATCTGAAATTACTTCCAGAAAAGGCTAAATCAAATTATAAGACTTTTGTCAGCACAATATGCCAATCGAAGAATTTCCCACAATGCAGTGAAACATCAAGGTCAaaactaaatatattttagcATCACATGAATTAAAGTGTTAAATTTTCTTCCCTGGGTAGCAACTTCGTGTAAAAATATAATCATCTTTACTCATCTACTAAATCACTTGGTCAAGAAGACAAGTCTCTCCACTGTAGGGAAAAATGAACTTTATCCCCTGCAAGCAACTGTCgaaaaaccaaaatatttcttttcttaattacTTGAATCTTGGTCAACCCAAAACCACTTAGTGCACTATAAGTAGAGaaggtaaaaaaataaacaagtaaTTCAATAAAGGTAAAACAGCAAATGTCCTTCCGTCCGGAATAGAGAGAAGATTTGCATGACCAGGCATAACAAGGGGCCAAAGCCTTATATTGACAACATTCTGTATACCAACGAAACAAGTACAcacacaaaagaaaataaaacaaaaagataatttcTGTTTTTGGTTGAAGTTGTCTGAAGATGGGCGAAGAGCAAAGGATAAGGTTATTTGTAAGAGACTTGATCCTATTTCAGCAATGCCAAATATATTCTTTCTGTCGCATCATCCGAAACTTAAAGGAAATTCCTTTAATGAAACCCCAAATTTAATACCAAATCAATCAGAAAACCTAAAACGCCGAGCTAAAGCATACTATATTCGCAAATGTACATGAAACCTCAATTAGTTGTCTAATTATCAAAATAGAAGAATCCAATTTCCAATACTAAATGAATAAAGAATCACcatttcacataaaataaCCCTATTAATAAAAGCAAGACAAAATTCAACTGAATTCTGAAAAAGGGTCTGAAATT from the Theobroma cacao cultivar B97-61/B2 chromosome 8, Criollo_cocoa_genome_V2, whole genome shotgun sequence genome contains:
- the LOC18592899 gene encoding TVP38/TMEM64 family membrane protein slr0305; its protein translation is MRTLLTLGPPCLSSSSSSSSLPITYNSHSSPSSCSSSNSFLYSFRPNKRFHFVKPCSSLKQTKKQQSLQRSPPSAPQSLRWFLNPQGDDDKKLKVDADADGNGEGGIEGGSALTGTLLAGVLLFGVVGGLGTVGFIYKDQINAFLNQFSTFIEGYGPAGYALFVAVYAGLEVLAIPAIPLTMSAGLLFGSVIGTIIVSISGTVAASVAFLIARYFARERILKLVEGNKKFLAIDKAIGENGFRVVTLLRLSPLLPFSLGNYLYGLTSVKFVPYVLGSWLGMLPGTWAYVSAGAFGRAIIQEESDFAFGGNGILTLGLGLLATAIAAAYVTQLAKDAVKDIE